The proteins below are encoded in one region of Fibrella aestuarina BUZ 2:
- a CDS encoding Crp/Fnr family transcriptional regulator, whose amino-acid sequence MGLSQLEQLVRAIHPLADADWAAFSDVWRPFSAKRKTLLTVAGELEGYLYFVAEGVQRVYYLDEQDREATLIFSYAPSFGGVIDSLLLQQPSRYYFETLTPSIFLRASYADLQTVMLRHPAVETMTRKALTQALSGVLERLVELQCYSATDKFRGLLRRSPHILQVVPHKYLANYIGVDPTNFSKFMNSIKV is encoded by the coding sequence ATGGGGTTATCTCAATTAGAACAGCTTGTTCGGGCGATTCATCCATTGGCGGACGCTGACTGGGCGGCGTTTTCAGACGTGTGGCGGCCATTTTCCGCGAAGCGCAAAACACTACTTACCGTTGCCGGTGAACTGGAGGGCTATCTGTATTTTGTGGCAGAAGGAGTACAGCGGGTGTATTACCTCGATGAACAAGACCGGGAAGCCACGCTGATTTTCTCGTATGCGCCATCGTTCGGCGGGGTTATCGACTCGCTGCTGCTGCAACAGCCGTCGCGGTATTACTTCGAAACACTGACACCCTCCATTTTTCTGCGGGCCTCTTACGCCGACTTACAGACGGTGATGCTGCGCCACCCAGCGGTCGAGACTATGACGCGGAAGGCGCTCACGCAGGCGTTATCGGGCGTGTTGGAACGGCTCGTCGAGTTGCAATGCTATTCGGCCACCGACAAATTCCGGGGCCTGCTGCGCCGAAGTCCGCATATTCTTCAGGTTGTGCCGCACAAATACCTGGCCAATTACATCGGCGTCGATCCAACGAATTTCAGCAAGTTTATGAATAGCATTAAGGTCTGA
- a CDS encoding DUF4345 domain-containing protein encodes MQLKSTLKRSAQGFILLSALALLSVSLMAFFNPQSVMDLVQVKLTNTSAISSIRGAYGGVGLTLFISLLYLMVRHIAKGLAFLSLLWGCYALSRTITILADGALGAFGQQWLLIESAFCLIALSLLWANQRVMAFS; translated from the coding sequence ATGCAATTAAAATCAACGCTCAAACGGTCGGCGCAGGGGTTCATTCTGCTGTCGGCACTGGCCCTGCTGTCGGTCAGTCTCATGGCCTTTTTCAATCCCCAATCGGTTATGGATCTGGTCCAGGTCAAGCTGACTAACACGAGCGCAATCAGCTCAATACGGGGCGCGTATGGCGGCGTCGGACTCACCCTGTTTATCAGTCTGCTCTACCTGATGGTCCGCCATATTGCCAAAGGATTAGCCTTTCTGAGCCTATTGTGGGGCTGTTATGCCCTGTCGCGGACCATTACCATACTGGCCGATGGTGCATTGGGTGCTTTCGGTCAGCAGTGGCTTCTGATCGAATCGGCTTTTTGCCTGATTGCCTTGTCGCTGCTTTGGGCTAATCAGCGAGTGATGGCGTTCTCGTAA
- a CDS encoding DUF2793 domain-containing protein, with product MLLTTHALIVLVAHLLVRHPRPDTHGTTPAKRADSSLVAATSPGVRPEAFGAVGDRIADDTAPLRAALAAACSSGQPLLISRQKHYRLTDQLTAPGALTMVIEPEAELYLDTTTPGKRLLYTRWSLTLTNKGLLTGSWRMDGQQTNTVNSGQIKGQHLIRVDAPDTGMIRVRITGGQYRRSGDQAIVVSQQNSRQNRFTSLIIENTTIRDCYHGVHLNNLDCPAPIVGAVFRNNVIRNMASKGPGLMHSQTEGSGNGLTTWGRFDRLMLLNNTVDSCGRMGIELFIPHDHFLRGWHNRKLQIVGNRISNCGYFALSQQGDSNYIARNTLTNWHTDYIEMLGNGTTVERNVLDGVGFSTTSNDRGTQSALDRHDLTVRQNTFRQRSFQKTVIEATFCENVLIENNTIRCTERQAGTTGFRAPISVGNTLNAMVRNNVVTAAYPFQGPFYNFGRNAGLTWTNDRLSLTGYAPDSLASLFSIYQLRNSTIQGVRVVAPTRLRLRDNAFNVLNYPVNGLYSYVWTGSQFVTKPLTAKSLQQKPPTSPAQGDTYWLTDNPTGEWSGQGRKLATWTGNQWVFTTVQDVFPYETNATKEPFYSHSGLPTSADKPGTTYLLMDGPGLMGVRFINNDFSGGGRIADRDGKPAFRFVNTRLWKVGIVNTTEAFDGTNLQLNDISR from the coding sequence ATGTTGTTAACGACCCACGCACTAATCGTTTTGGTGGCGCACCTGCTGGTGCGCCATCCCCGTCCCGATACACACGGGACTACACCCGCCAAACGAGCCGATAGTAGTCTGGTGGCAGCAACTAGTCCGGGTGTCCGACCCGAAGCCTTTGGCGCCGTTGGCGACCGGATTGCTGACGACACGGCGCCGTTGCGAGCGGCCCTCGCCGCCGCCTGTTCGTCTGGGCAGCCATTGCTCATCAGCCGACAAAAACATTACCGCCTCACCGATCAGTTGACTGCTCCCGGAGCACTCACGATGGTAATTGAACCAGAAGCTGAATTATATCTGGATACGACGACGCCTGGCAAGCGTCTACTATACACACGGTGGAGCCTGACGCTGACAAATAAAGGGTTACTGACTGGCAGTTGGCGCATGGATGGTCAACAAACCAATACCGTAAACAGCGGTCAAATCAAAGGACAGCACCTGATTCGGGTCGACGCACCCGACACGGGTATGATCCGGGTACGCATTACGGGGGGGCAATACCGGCGGAGCGGCGATCAGGCCATTGTGGTGTCGCAGCAGAATAGTCGGCAGAATCGATTTACCAGCCTTATTATCGAAAACACAACCATCCGCGACTGCTATCATGGGGTGCACCTGAACAACCTCGACTGCCCGGCTCCCATTGTTGGCGCCGTGTTCCGAAACAATGTCATCCGCAACATGGCATCGAAGGGGCCGGGGCTCATGCACTCGCAGACTGAAGGCAGCGGCAATGGCCTGACCACTTGGGGCCGGTTCGATCGGTTAATGCTCCTCAACAACACGGTCGATTCGTGCGGGCGAATGGGCATCGAGTTATTCATTCCCCACGACCATTTTTTGCGCGGGTGGCATAACCGCAAGCTTCAGATCGTGGGCAACCGGATCAGCAACTGCGGCTATTTTGCGCTCTCCCAGCAGGGCGACAGCAATTACATTGCCCGTAACACGCTCACGAACTGGCATACTGACTATATCGAAATGCTAGGGAATGGCACGACGGTGGAGCGTAACGTTCTTGATGGAGTTGGCTTTTCGACTACCTCCAACGATCGCGGTACTCAGTCGGCACTGGACCGGCACGACTTGACCGTTCGCCAGAATACGTTCCGGCAGCGGTCGTTTCAGAAAACGGTTATCGAAGCGACCTTTTGTGAAAATGTGCTGATCGAAAATAATACCATTCGCTGCACAGAACGGCAGGCGGGTACAACCGGATTCCGTGCACCCATTTCAGTTGGCAACACCCTAAACGCCATGGTGCGGAATAACGTAGTGACCGCGGCCTATCCATTTCAGGGACCTTTTTACAATTTTGGCCGGAATGCAGGACTCACCTGGACGAACGATCGCCTGAGCCTGACCGGCTACGCACCCGATTCACTAGCCAGCCTCTTTAGCATCTACCAACTTCGAAACAGCACCATACAGGGCGTCCGGGTAGTGGCCCCAACCCGGCTTCGACTGCGCGATAATGCCTTTAATGTGCTGAATTACCCCGTTAATGGCCTGTATAGCTACGTCTGGACGGGCAGTCAGTTCGTCACCAAACCGCTGACGGCCAAAAGCCTGCAACAGAAGCCCCCGACATCACCCGCGCAGGGCGACACGTATTGGCTCACCGACAACCCTACCGGCGAGTGGAGCGGGCAGGGGCGCAAGCTGGCTACCTGGACGGGCAATCAATGGGTATTCACGACGGTGCAGGATGTGTTCCCTTACGAAACCAACGCCACCAAGGAGCCTTTCTATTCGCACAGCGGGCTCCCCACCAGCGCCGACAAGCCGGGCACCACATACCTGCTGATGGATGGCCCCGGCCTGATGGGCGTGCGGTTCATCAATAATGATTTTTCGGGCGGTGGGCGCATCGCTGATCGCGATGGCAAACCGGCCTTTCGGTTCGTCAACACCCGCCTCTGGAAAGTAGGTATCGTCAACACCACAGAGGCGTTCGACGGTACCAATTTACAGTTAAACGACATCAGCCGGTGA
- a CDS encoding sterol desaturase family protein has product MNVNPIMLAIPFFFLAMGIEIWLDHHRQTNLYRLNDSITNLGAGTSQQVVGIFLKVFTLGIYEAVYAHAALFTIPHVWWSWVLAFLLYDLCYYVAHRLSHEVNLFWSGHVVHHQSEEYNLSVALRQSWFQGVWTAPVYLPMALLGFDTTQLLIVGGINLIYQFWIHTELIDRMGFLETFMNTPSHHRVHHGRNPKYIDKNHAGTFIIWDRLFGTFQAEEERPVYGITTPINSWNPVWANFSHYEQISQQLRQAPHFTDKLKVLFYKPGWDAKMAVYHPIPAVSRDEYQKFDTAVAPTVNYYVLFQYGLLLLATFPFLQFQAQLGWGQKAVIALLVGLTVVNFGWLFEGRRWAYRVEAGRLLVCAGVATYLLLPLPAGMWLALSVGLVTLLSLGWLWRARHSQTGLSNVPEKAVTDTVANAAKASVS; this is encoded by the coding sequence ATGAATGTCAACCCGATTATGCTGGCGATTCCCTTCTTCTTTCTGGCGATGGGCATCGAAATCTGGCTCGATCATCATCGACAAACCAATTTATACCGGCTCAACGACAGCATCACCAACCTGGGCGCTGGCACGTCGCAGCAGGTCGTCGGCATCTTTCTGAAAGTCTTTACGCTGGGGATTTACGAAGCCGTATATGCCCATGCTGCGCTCTTCACGATTCCGCACGTGTGGTGGAGTTGGGTGCTGGCTTTTCTGCTCTACGACCTTTGTTATTATGTCGCCCATCGGCTGAGCCACGAGGTCAACCTATTCTGGAGCGGGCACGTAGTGCACCATCAGAGCGAAGAATACAACCTCTCGGTGGCGCTGCGCCAAAGCTGGTTTCAGGGTGTCTGGACGGCCCCCGTTTACCTGCCGATGGCCCTGCTGGGCTTCGATACCACGCAGTTGCTCATCGTGGGGGGCATCAACCTCATCTATCAATTCTGGATTCATACCGAGTTGATCGATCGCATGGGCTTTCTGGAAACATTCATGAATACGCCTTCCCACCACCGGGTGCATCACGGCCGCAACCCTAAGTACATCGACAAGAACCACGCTGGTACGTTCATCATCTGGGACCGGCTCTTTGGCACCTTCCAGGCCGAAGAAGAGCGGCCCGTGTACGGCATCACCACGCCCATCAACAGTTGGAATCCCGTTTGGGCCAATTTCTCGCATTATGAGCAGATTAGTCAGCAGCTCCGGCAGGCCCCGCATTTCACCGACAAGCTAAAGGTGCTGTTCTACAAACCCGGCTGGGACGCCAAAATGGCCGTTTATCACCCCATCCCCGCCGTTAGCCGCGATGAGTACCAGAAATTCGACACGGCGGTGGCGCCTACGGTCAACTACTACGTGCTGTTTCAATATGGATTGCTCTTACTGGCTACCTTCCCCTTTCTACAGTTTCAGGCGCAGTTGGGCTGGGGGCAGAAAGCGGTGATTGCCCTGCTTGTAGGCCTCACGGTGGTCAATTTTGGCTGGCTCTTCGAGGGCCGCAGGTGGGCATACCGGGTTGAAGCGGGCCGGCTGTTGGTGTGCGCGGGCGTGGCTACGTACCTGCTGTTGCCTTTACCCGCCGGTATGTGGCTGGCCCTCAGCGTCGGCCTCGTCACGCTGCTGTCGCTTGGCTGGTTGTGGCGAGCTCGTCATAGCCAGACCGGTCTTTCTAATGTACCCGAAAAAGCGGTCACTGATACGGTCGCCAACGCGGCCAAGGCAAGTGTCAGCTAG
- a CDS encoding NADP-dependent glyceraldehyde-3-phosphate dehydrogenase has protein sequence MTTQSFFPASLADVPADVQIEPIHQREYLLNGEMIAWSGRVADVYSPVGTPDESGNWQRHLVGSYPVCGPTEAMAALDAAVAAYDNGRGEWPQMPVAGRIACMETFIGKMLEKRSLVINLIMWEIGKNRPDATKEFDRTVKYIYDTINVLKDMDRNSSRFRIEEGIIGQIRRSPLGVVLSMGPFNYPLNETYTTLIPAILMGNTILFKTPKHGSLLHYPLLEAFRTSFPKGVVNSLYGRGAEVIPPVMQSGKVNVLTLIGSSRVADELQRFHPKLNRLRSILSLDAKNAAIILPDADLDVAVSECILGSLSFNGQRCTAIKIIWAHRSIVDQFLAKFGPAVSALKLGMPWTDGAQITPLPEPTKTDYLTDIIRDAEAGGARIMNEGGGEVVESLFRPAVVYPVKEGMKLYRDEQFGPVVPVVAYDDTEEFIDYLITDDHGMQASIFGSDPEAIAALIDPLVNLVSRVNINAQCQRGPDTFPFTGRKDSAEGTLSVEDALRSFSIRSAVATKDTTPNKTILNNIVGNHESVFLSTNFIF, from the coding sequence ATGACAACCCAGTCTTTTTTTCCGGCTAGTTTGGCCGACGTACCTGCCGACGTTCAGATCGAGCCCATTCACCAACGCGAATACCTGCTCAACGGCGAGATGATTGCCTGGTCGGGGCGCGTAGCCGACGTATACTCGCCCGTGGGCACCCCTGATGAATCTGGAAACTGGCAACGGCACCTAGTGGGCAGCTACCCGGTTTGCGGCCCCACCGAAGCGATGGCTGCGCTTGATGCCGCCGTGGCTGCCTACGACAATGGCCGTGGCGAATGGCCGCAGATGCCCGTTGCCGGCCGCATTGCCTGCATGGAAACGTTCATCGGCAAAATGCTGGAGAAGCGAAGCCTAGTGATTAACCTGATCATGTGGGAGATTGGTAAAAACCGCCCCGACGCCACCAAGGAGTTCGACCGGACGGTGAAGTACATCTACGACACCATCAACGTGTTGAAAGACATGGACCGCAACTCGTCGCGGTTCCGGATCGAAGAGGGTATTATCGGGCAAATCCGGCGCTCGCCGCTCGGCGTGGTGCTGTCCATGGGGCCGTTCAATTACCCGCTCAACGAAACCTACACGACGCTGATTCCGGCCATTTTGATGGGTAACACGATCCTGTTCAAAACGCCCAAACACGGCTCGCTGCTACACTATCCCCTGCTCGAAGCCTTCCGCACGAGCTTTCCGAAGGGGGTCGTCAACTCGCTCTATGGGCGTGGTGCCGAGGTGATTCCGCCTGTGATGCAGTCGGGTAAGGTGAACGTGTTGACGCTCATTGGGTCGAGCCGCGTGGCCGACGAATTGCAGCGGTTTCACCCCAAACTGAACCGCCTGCGCTCGATCTTGAGCCTCGACGCCAAAAACGCCGCTATCATCCTGCCTGATGCCGATCTGGATGTGGCCGTTAGTGAGTGTATCCTGGGGTCCTTGTCGTTCAACGGGCAGCGGTGTACGGCCATCAAGATCATCTGGGCGCACCGCAGCATCGTCGATCAGTTTCTGGCCAAATTCGGGCCGGCCGTTAGCGCGCTCAAACTGGGTATGCCCTGGACCGACGGCGCCCAGATTACGCCCCTGCCCGAACCTACCAAAACCGATTACCTCACCGACATTATCCGCGACGCCGAAGCCGGCGGGGCCAGGATTATGAACGAAGGGGGTGGCGAAGTGGTGGAGTCGTTGTTCCGGCCGGCGGTGGTGTATCCGGTCAAAGAAGGGATGAAGTTGTACCGCGATGAGCAGTTTGGCCCCGTTGTGCCCGTGGTAGCTTACGATGATACGGAGGAGTTTATCGATTACCTGATCACCGACGACCACGGCATGCAGGCCAGCATTTTCGGCTCCGACCCCGAAGCGATCGCGGCCCTGATCGACCCGCTGGTAAACCTGGTTAGCCGGGTGAATATCAACGCGCAATGCCAGCGCGGCCCCGATACCTTCCCGTTCACCGGCCGGAAAGATTCGGCCGAGGGTACGTTGTCGGTGGAAGATGCCCTACGGTCGTTTTCGATCCGGTCGGCGGTGGCAACGAAAGACACCACCCCGAACAAAACGATTCTTAACAACATCGTCGGTAACCACGAGTCGGTGTTCCTGAGCACGAACTTCATTTTTTAA
- the pyrE gene encoding orotate phosphoribosyltransferase, which translates to MRKFTTKFAIKSIVRIKLSTVAQTVARHLLTVQAVRLRPADPFTWSSGWKSPIYCDNRVTLAYPEVRTYIKEALADLVRREFPTAQVIAGVATAGIPQGALVADALNLPYCYVRPEPKKHGMGNQIEGRIEASDNPQRVVVVEDLISTGGSSLKVVEALRQAGAEVIGMIAIFTYGFALADQNFANANVKLACLSNYDTLIGEAQTLDYIPADTTDSLTAWRQNPAEWGKQ; encoded by the coding sequence ATGCGAAAGTTTACAACGAAGTTTGCAATCAAATCAATCGTCCGTATCAAATTGTCTACTGTCGCTCAAACCGTTGCCCGTCATTTATTAACCGTACAGGCCGTTCGACTACGGCCCGCCGACCCGTTTACCTGGAGTTCGGGCTGGAAATCACCGATTTACTGCGATAACCGCGTCACATTGGCGTACCCTGAGGTACGTACCTACATTAAAGAGGCGCTGGCCGACCTGGTTCGCCGCGAGTTTCCAACGGCGCAAGTCATCGCAGGTGTCGCTACGGCGGGCATTCCGCAGGGAGCCCTCGTTGCCGACGCGCTGAACCTCCCCTATTGCTACGTGCGCCCCGAGCCGAAAAAACACGGCATGGGCAACCAGATCGAAGGGCGGATCGAGGCGTCGGACAACCCGCAACGGGTGGTGGTAGTGGAAGATCTGATTTCGACGGGGGGCAGTTCGCTGAAAGTAGTCGAGGCCTTGCGGCAGGCGGGGGCCGAGGTAATTGGCATGATCGCCATCTTCACCTACGGGTTTGCCCTCGCCGACCAGAACTTCGCCAACGCAAACGTTAAGCTCGCCTGCCTCAGCAACTACGATACCCTGATCGGAGAAGCCCAAACCCTCGATTACATCCCCGCCGACACCACCGACTCCCTCACCGCCTGGCGCCAAAACCCCGCGGAATGGGGAAAACAGTAA
- a CDS encoding SMP-30/gluconolactonase/LRE family protein: MAQHYPTIGHVVRDDPRLNALLPENAQIEVLASGFDWTEGPVWVKGTGNTPGYLLFSDVPNNVIHRWTEKSGVQVFLKPSGYTGLGTYSNEPGSNGLTIDRQGRLIACEHGDRRISAMPLNKPGGKITLADRCQGKRFNSPNDVVAHSNGSYYFTDPPYGLPKHDTDPSRETKLFGVYRIDPEGEVTVAIADLVRPNGVALSPDQKTLYVAQSDEKQPVILAYPILPDGTVGKGRLVYNALDLMKRGLKGAPDGLKVDEQGNLWATGPGGVLVIAPDPKGGAGTLLGRIDPGEATANCAWGDDGKTLYITADMYLCRIRTNVRGANW; this comes from the coding sequence ATGGCTCAGCATTATCCGACGATCGGGCATGTCGTTCGTGACGATCCGCGCCTGAACGCGCTCCTGCCCGAAAACGCGCAGATCGAGGTACTGGCGTCGGGTTTCGACTGGACCGAAGGACCCGTATGGGTGAAAGGGACGGGTAACACGCCGGGGTATCTGCTCTTCTCCGACGTACCCAACAACGTTATTCACCGCTGGACCGAAAAGTCGGGCGTACAGGTATTTTTGAAGCCCTCGGGCTACACGGGCCTGGGTACGTACAGCAACGAACCCGGTAGCAACGGACTGACCATCGACCGGCAGGGGCGGCTCATCGCCTGCGAACATGGCGACCGGCGGATTTCGGCCATGCCGCTCAATAAGCCCGGGGGAAAAATCACGCTGGCCGACCGCTGTCAGGGCAAGCGGTTCAACAGCCCCAACGACGTGGTGGCGCACAGCAACGGCAGTTACTACTTCACCGACCCACCCTACGGGTTACCCAAGCACGATACCGACCCCAGCCGCGAAACCAAGCTCTTCGGCGTGTACCGCATTGACCCCGAGGGGGAGGTAACGGTCGCGATTGCCGATCTGGTCCGGCCCAATGGCGTCGCCCTGTCGCCCGATCAGAAAACGCTGTATGTGGCCCAGTCCGACGAAAAACAGCCGGTTATCCTGGCGTATCCGATTTTGCCCGACGGAACCGTGGGGAAAGGCCGCCTGGTCTATAATGCGCTCGACCTGATGAAACGGGGCCTGAAGGGCGCCCCGGACGGTCTGAAAGTCGACGAGCAGGGAAACCTGTGGGCAACCGGGCCCGGTGGGGTACTGGTGATCGCCCCCGACCCGAAAGGCGGTGCCGGTACGTTGCTGGGGCGCATCGATCCCGGCGAGGCTACGGCCAACTGCGCCTGGGGCGACGACGGCAAAACGCTTTACATCACCGCCGACATGTACCTCTGCCGCATTCGCACCAACGTGCGCGGCGCAAACTGGTGA
- a CDS encoding peptidoglycan D,D-transpeptidase FtsI family protein, with translation MVENRKFIIIGVFCLVGLIYAARLFYLQILDDSYSLESSSNSIKRVIEIPYRGQIYDRNGKLLVYNTPVYDLYVTPKRVKIPDTTAFCKMMDITRPEFDSIMAIAKAYSPLKPSVFLRQLSKEDYARIQDALVDYRGFEPMMSSMRTYPAHTLSNALGYVSEISKKALDNQEIPYYRQGDYVGHNGLEEQYEKELRGRRGIKYVMQNVRGVVKGSFKDGEYDTAAVAGKSLYTSIDVDVQQYADSLMQNRVGSVIALDPNTGEILASVSAPTYDPNLLSSRYFSKNYRKLVKDPYKPLINRPIMASYRPGSTFKLIQALIAQQQGSLYPNMVYGHAGSPMRCHCRGGNNLRGAVRFSCNPYFYNVFRKYIYHNGNPNTFKASAIGLKEWHDQVVKFGIGQKLGLDLPYEKAGNLPTVSTYDKLYKGENRWKFSNIYSLSIGEGELLISPLKLANLAAIMANRGWYITPHYVKGIGQIGEGVPDTYKEKHYTDIDRQYYLPVIEGMRMAVMAGTVKKEADIAGIDLCGKTGTAQNAKFGHKHDHSIFIGFAPMNNPKIAIAVFVENAGWGGTAAASTAALVVERYLKRKTEATKLQNWLMQQNYMPPLSMLPKPREAKKPADTSGQKATPKLQKDSLRRPRPMMTQVSPAEKSIVGGN, from the coding sequence GTGGTTGAAAATCGCAAATTCATTATTATCGGCGTCTTCTGTTTAGTGGGCCTGATTTACGCCGCTCGCCTGTTCTACCTGCAAATTTTAGACGATAGCTATTCCCTGGAATCGTCGAGTAACTCCATCAAACGCGTTATCGAAATTCCGTACCGGGGGCAGATCTACGACCGGAACGGCAAACTGCTGGTCTACAACACGCCGGTGTATGACCTTTACGTAACGCCCAAGCGGGTCAAAATTCCCGACACCACAGCTTTCTGCAAGATGATGGACATTACCCGTCCGGAATTCGACAGCATTATGGCGATTGCCAAAGCGTATTCGCCCCTGAAGCCCTCGGTATTTCTGCGTCAGCTCTCCAAGGAAGATTACGCCCGTATTCAGGACGCCCTGGTCGATTACCGGGGGTTTGAGCCCATGATGAGTTCGATGCGGACGTACCCAGCTCATACGTTGTCCAATGCGCTTGGGTACGTGTCGGAGATCAGTAAAAAGGCGCTCGACAATCAGGAAATACCCTACTACCGACAGGGCGACTACGTGGGCCACAACGGCCTGGAAGAACAGTACGAGAAAGAACTGCGCGGTCGCCGGGGCATCAAATACGTGATGCAAAACGTACGCGGTGTGGTGAAAGGCTCCTTCAAAGACGGGGAGTACGACACCGCCGCTGTGGCGGGCAAAAGCCTCTATACGAGTATCGACGTGGATGTGCAGCAATATGCCGACAGCCTCATGCAGAACCGCGTGGGAAGCGTTATTGCGCTTGACCCGAACACCGGCGAGATTCTGGCTTCCGTATCGGCTCCCACGTACGACCCTAATCTGCTGTCGTCGCGGTACTTCTCGAAGAATTACCGCAAACTGGTAAAAGACCCTTACAAACCCCTCATCAACCGCCCCATCATGGCGAGTTACCGGCCGGGGTCTACCTTCAAGCTGATCCAGGCGCTGATTGCCCAGCAGCAGGGATCGCTGTATCCCAATATGGTGTATGGGCACGCTGGTTCGCCGATGCGCTGCCACTGCCGGGGCGGTAACAACCTGCGTGGGGCGGTGCGGTTTTCCTGCAATCCCTACTTCTACAACGTTTTCCGCAAATACATCTACCACAACGGCAATCCCAACACGTTCAAGGCCTCGGCCATTGGCTTGAAGGAGTGGCACGACCAAGTTGTTAAGTTCGGTATCGGGCAGAAACTCGGCCTTGATCTGCCTTATGAAAAGGCGGGAAACTTACCGACGGTCTCCACCTACGACAAGTTGTATAAAGGAGAAAATCGGTGGAAATTCTCCAATATCTATTCGCTCAGTATTGGTGAGGGCGAATTGCTCATCAGCCCGCTTAAGCTGGCTAATCTGGCGGCCATTATGGCCAACCGGGGCTGGTACATCACCCCGCACTATGTGAAAGGCATCGGCCAGATCGGTGAAGGCGTGCCCGACACGTACAAAGAGAAGCACTATACCGACATTGACCGGCAGTATTACCTGCCCGTGATCGAGGGCATGCGCATGGCGGTGATGGCCGGTACGGTAAAGAAAGAAGCCGACATCGCCGGCATTGATCTCTGCGGGAAAACCGGGACCGCGCAGAACGCCAAATTCGGGCATAAGCACGACCACTCCATCTTTATTGGCTTCGCGCCGATGAACAACCCCAAAATTGCCATCGCCGTTTTCGTGGAAAATGCGGGCTGGGGAGGGACGGCGGCGGCGTCAACGGCCGCACTGGTGGTTGAGCGCTATCTGAAACGTAAAACGGAAGCGACGAAGCTGCAAAACTGGCTGATGCAACAGAACTACATGCCGCCGCTCTCGATGCTGCCCAAACCGCGCGAGGCGAAGAAACCCGCTGACACCTCGGGCCAGAAAGCCACCCCGAAGCTGCAAAAAGATAGTCTACGCCGCCCCCGCCCGATGATGACCCAGGTCAGCCCGGCCGAAAAGAGCATCGTGGGAGGAAATTAA